A segment of the bacterium genome:
GGAAAGGAGATCGGCACGATCGGATTCTTCCACGATATTTCCGGCCGGTTGGCGTTGCAGGCCCACCTTGCGGAGTCGGAAGCGAAATTCCGGACCCTGTTCGAAACGGCCCGCGACGCGATTCTCAGCCTCGACGAGGACGGGTTCATTCTCATGGCGAACCAGGCTGCCAGGGATATCTTCGAGTACCCGGACCGCGAGATCGAGGGAATGGATGTACGGCGGCTGCTGGGATCGGGACAGAAGAACACGTGGGAGATCCTCGCCAGGTACGCATCGCATTCGGGAACGGGGAAGTACCTGGAGACTTCCGCCGAGTCGAGATCCGGCAGGAAGATCCCCTTCCACATCTCCGTTTCCGAAATCGTCAGCGGAGGCCGGAAAACCTATTCCACGATCATGCGCGATGTGTCGCAGATCAAGGCGTACGAGGAGGACCTGCAGATCCTGGCGAATACCGACAGCTTGACGCACCTCTACAACCGGCGACAGCTTTATCCGATCCTGCAGAAGGAGCTGGACCGTGCGGTCAGGAAAAAGATTCCGTTCTCGGTCCTGCTGATCGACATCGACCACTTCAAGAAGTTCAACGACGCGTATGGCCACGCGGGGGGAGACCTGCTGCTGTCGGGGTTTGCCGAGAAGACGAAGGTGGCGTTCCGCAAGATGGATTCCGCCTTCCGGTTCGGCGGCGAGGAGTTCGTCGTCCTCTTGCCGGAAACCACGGGTCGTGACGCGATGCCGATCGCCGAGCGGTTCCGTCAACTCATCGCCGGCAGCCGGATTTCCATGCCCCCCGAGGGCCGTCCGGTGTCGTTCACCATCTCCATCGGCATCGCCGAGTACCGGGACGGGAACACCGTCGACGACGTGATCCGTCATGCGGACCTGGCGATGTACGCGGCCAAGGAAGGGGGACGGAACCAGGTTGTGGATTACGACATATTGAACGGTTGAATGCGCAGCTACCCGCTCGCCGCGCTTCCCCACAGCTCCTTCAGCCGCCGGTCGCGGCCGCACCCGGCCCGGTAATACCGGTACCGGATCGGGTTCTTCTTGTAGTAGTGCTGGTGGTACTCCTCCGCCGGATAAAATTCGCCGGCGGGAACGATCGCGGTGACCACCGGTTCCCGGAACGGCTTGGTTTTTTCCAGCGTCTCTTTCGACTGCAACGCCGCCCGGCGCTGTTCCTCCGAGTGGTAGAAAATCGCCGACCGGTACTGGTTGCCCGAATCGCAGAACTGGCGGTCCTTCGTGGTCGGATCGATGTTGCGCCAGTAGACGTCGAGGAGCTTCCCGTAGGAGATCCTGGACGGGTCGAACACGACCTGCACCGACTCGGCGTGGCCGGTCCCGCCTGCCGAGACCTCTTGATACGTGGGATTCTTCTTCTGTCCGCCCGTGTAGCCGGCCGTGACCGATACCACGCCGGGAAGTTCGTCGAACGGGTGCTCCATGCACCAGAAACAGCCTCCGGCGAAGGTTGCCTTCTCGAGTTTTCCGGCGGCCCGGACCGTGTCGGAGGCGATGATCGTAAACGGAAGTGCCAGCATGCCGAGCAGGATCGTTTTCAAGAGCCCCCCCGTGGACCGGGTCATTTCGCGATGGCCGTAAACTGGAGCGCCGCCGAGTTCATGCAGTAGCGCTTCCCGGTCGGCTTCGGTCCGTCGTCGAACACGTGGCCGAGGTGTCCGTCGCACCGGGCGCAGAGCACCTCGGTGCGCTGCGAAAAGAAGCCGTTGTCGGGCCGGGTGACGACGTTCGAGGCGGCGATCGGCGCCGTGAAGCTCGGCCAGCCGGTTCCCGAGTCGTACTTCTCTTCCGAGCGATACAGGTCGAGCCCGCAGGCGGCGCAGCGGTAGACGCCGTGTTCATGGTTCTTGTCGTAGATCCCGGTGAAGGCCCGCTCCGTCCCCTTCTCCCGCAGGATGTGGTACTGCGCGGGCGTCAGCAATTTCTTCCACTCCTCCTTCGTCTTCACGACGTTTTGGGTCATGACGTAGTTCCCCTTTTCGACCGAATACACACGGATCCACGCCGGCGCGGATCGATCGGCGGCTTCCGCCGGAGCGGACACGCTTCCCCAAAAAGGGACCCCGCCTCCGAGGATTCCGGGAAGGGTCGCGCTCGCCGCGACACCGGCCGCGGCGCCCATCATCCGAAGAAAATCCCTCCTCGTTGTCCCGGATCGCATCCTGCCGCCCCTCCTCTTCCCATGTAAGATGCAAGGTTCCTCCCCGGGATGCCGATCCCTGATGGATCGGGTCCGTTGGATTGCGCATCGGAGAGGGGAGGATGCCGGATCCGGAGGGGAATATCCATGCGCCGGAAACCACGCGCTATGCGGTCGGCGTCGACACGACGGCCATGATGCGGTCCCGCTCCTGGAGATTGCACCGGGCCCACGGGATGCTGCCGGCGCTCCTGTTCCTGATCGTTCTTGTCCCGCTCCGCACGTCGTACGCCAACGAACTCTCCGTACTTGCAGGGGCGACGGAGGAGATCGATTCCGGGAACAACTCCTATGCATGGCAGGCCGCGTTCCGGTACACCTTTCTCGACAACTTCGCGGCTTCGCTTTCCTGGATCAACGAGGGGCACCTGGAGATGCACAGGCGGGACGGTTTCGCCGTGCACGGGTGGGGTCGTGTTCCACTCCTGGACCGTCGCCTGTCGATCGGAGTCGGTGCGGGCGTTTATCGCTACTTCGACACGAGGCTTCTCCCGGAAGACAACCACCGAAACGTCCACGGCTGGGCTCCGGTCTACAGCCTCGGGGCGACGTACTATTATATGGAGAGCCCCTGGTTCGCACAGGTCGCGGTCCACCACATCCATCCCGAGAGCGACTTCAATTCCAACATCTATCTGGCCGGAATCGGGTACCGCCTGTGGAAAGAGGCCGCTTCCCCATCCGGGAACGGGGAGGCGGATTTTCCGGCGATGACCACCGGCTACGAGATGATGCCGTTCCTCGGCCAGGTCGTCGTGAACCGACCCGAAAACGATGCGGGGACCGGCAGTGGGGTCGAGTTCCGGATGGGAATCGACAAGCACCTCGACTGGACGGTGACGTTCCTCCACGAGGATGTGTCCGGGACGCTCGAACGTACGGGCCTCGGAACCCAGATATGGCTGGTGGACGCATTCCTCGCCCGCCGCATCACCCTCGGATTCGGCGCCGGCCTGTATTCCTTCGTCGATTTCGAGCCGTTCCCGGACGCCGGGAACGGAGAGCACCTCGACATCGCGGGCCTGTTTACGGTCACGACCAGCTACCGCCTCTCCGACCGGTGGTTCAGCCGGTTCCACTGGAACCGCGTGATGAGCAACGACAACCGCGATTCCGACATGTTTCTCCTGGGGATCGGATACCGATGGGACAGAGAGTAGGGATTCCATCCCGGGCGAAACCGATCGTCCGCCCGGGGTATGATTGAGGGCAGGGGAGGGATTGCCGATGGACATCGCGATGATCGGGTTGGGAAAGATGGGCGCCAACATGACGACCCGCCTGCTGGGAAAAGGCCACTCCGTGGTCGCCTTCGACGTGAAGGAAGAGGCGGTCCGGAACGCCGAAGCGGGGGGAGCGATCGGCGCCCGCACCCTGGACGAAGTGGTGGGGAAACTGTCCGTCCCCCGGGCCGCCTGGGTGATGGTCCCCGCCGGGGAACCCACGGACGCCACCATCCGGTCCCTGGCCGACCGCCTCTCCCCGGGAGACCTCGTCGTCGACGGGGGGAACAGCAACTACAAGGACACGTTGCGGCGCGCCGCCGCGCTCAGGGAGAAGGGGCTGCAATTTGTCGATGTGGGGACCAGCGGCGGAGTTTGGGGGCTGACCGAAGGATACAGCATGATGGTCGGGGGAGCGGAAGCCGCCGTGGAACGGCTGCGGCCGATCCTCGAAGCGCTGGCTCCCGCGAGCGACAAGGGGTGGGGTCGCGTCGGGCCGAGCGGGGCCGGCCACTTCGTCAAGATGGTCCACAACGGGATCGAATACGGCCTGATGCAGGCGTACGCGGAAGGGTTCGAGCTGATGAAGCGGAAGGCCGGGTTCGGCCTGGACCTGGGACGGATCGCCGAAATCTGGCGGCACGGCAGCGTGGTCCGCTCCTGGCTGCTGGACCTGACGGCCGACGCGCTGGCGAAGAATCCCGGCCTGGACGGGATCGCGGCGTACGTGCCCGATTCGGGAGAGGGCCGCTGGACGGCGATCGAGGCGATCGAGACGGGCGTTTCCCTGCCCGTCATCACGCTGGCGCTGCAGAACCGCTTCCGGTCCCGCGAGGAGGCGCCGTTCGGGGACAAGCTGCTGGCCGCGATGCGCAACGAGTTCGGCGGACACGAGGTGAAGGGCGCGAAGTAGGCGGGGCCGGGGAACCCCGCCGGAGCCGTCCCGGGGAGGAGCGGGCGTCAGCCGTGCGCGCCGGACTGCTTCCGGACGGTCTCCTTCAACTGCTTCGTCATCTCCTGGAACGACGATTTCTGCAGAAT
Coding sequences within it:
- a CDS encoding PAS domain S-box protein, with the protein product MEKVPGFLALVFDSIQENISIVDANSYKILHVNRSFAESYGLSKEECRGKTCHEVTHRSGKPCDEAGEECPVRRVTETGRMQMCVHVHKGKTEESRTSRLSVYPIPEPDGKVRRVVEISEDITEQARLHEEIRKKSEFLDNILKNSPDGIIGNDPKGNIFLFNEGAERIFGYTADQAIGKIKVSALYPPGGAREVKEFIYSEEFGGRGKLHNFETKVISGAGKLIPIRISCELLHEGGKEIGTIGFFHDISGRLALQAHLAESEAKFRTLFETARDAILSLDEDGFILMANQAARDIFEYPDREIEGMDVRRLLGSGQKNTWEILARYASHSGTGKYLETSAESRSGRKIPFHISVSEIVSGGRKTYSTIMRDVSQIKAYEEDLQILANTDSLTHLYNRRQLYPILQKELDRAVRKKIPFSVLLIDIDHFKKFNDAYGHAGGDLLLSGFAEKTKVAFRKMDSAFRFGGEEFVVLLPETTGRDAMPIAERFRQLIAGSRISMPPEGRPVSFTISIGIAEYRDGNTVDDVIRHADLAMYAAKEGGRNQVVDYDILNG
- the msrA gene encoding peptide-methionine (S)-S-oxide reductase MsrA; translated protein: MLALPFTIIASDTVRAAGKLEKATFAGGCFWCMEHPFDELPGVVSVTAGYTGGQKKNPTYQEVSAGGTGHAESVQVVFDPSRISYGKLLDVYWRNIDPTTKDRQFCDSGNQYRSAIFYHSEEQRRAALQSKETLEKTKPFREPVVTAIVPAGEFYPAEEYHQHYYKKNPIRYRYYRAGCGRDRRLKELWGSAASG
- the msrB gene encoding peptide-methionine (R)-S-oxide reductase MsrB, with the translated sequence MRSGTTRRDFLRMMGAAAGVAASATLPGILGGGVPFWGSVSAPAEAADRSAPAWIRVYSVEKGNYVMTQNVVKTKEEWKKLLTPAQYHILREKGTERAFTGIYDKNHEHGVYRCAACGLDLYRSEEKYDSGTGWPSFTAPIAASNVVTRPDNGFFSQRTEVLCARCDGHLGHVFDDGPKPTGKRYCMNSAALQFTAIAK
- the gnd gene encoding decarboxylating 6-phosphogluconate dehydrogenase, which translates into the protein MDIAMIGLGKMGANMTTRLLGKGHSVVAFDVKEEAVRNAEAGGAIGARTLDEVVGKLSVPRAAWVMVPAGEPTDATIRSLADRLSPGDLVVDGGNSNYKDTLRRAAALREKGLQFVDVGTSGGVWGLTEGYSMMVGGAEAAVERLRPILEALAPASDKGWGRVGPSGAGHFVKMVHNGIEYGLMQAYAEGFELMKRKAGFGLDLGRIAEIWRHGSVVRSWLLDLTADALAKNPGLDGIAAYVPDSGEGRWTAIEAIETGVSLPVITLALQNRFRSREEAPFGDKLLAAMRNEFGGHEVKGAK